In one window of Paracoccus saliphilus DNA:
- a CDS encoding protein-L-isoaspartate O-methyltransferase family protein — MTDFAARRTVMVDTQVRPNDVTKFPVIEAMLAIPREEFVPAPLRAVAYSGENLTIGEGRVLLEPRTLAKLVDGLDVQPGDLVLDLACGYGYSAAVVARLAEAVVAIEDDETMAAEAEKRLAEADVFNVATLHGNLTEGNPKQGPYDVILIEGAVEEVPSAILDQLKEGGRIGALFMEGSLGVARIGYRLNGRVNWRYAFNAHAPVLKAFTKERGFNL; from the coding sequence ATGACCGATTTTGCCGCGCGCCGCACCGTGATGGTGGATACCCAGGTTCGCCCTAATGATGTGACCAAGTTCCCGGTGATCGAAGCCATGCTGGCGATTCCCCGTGAAGAGTTTGTTCCGGCACCTCTGCGTGCCGTCGCCTATTCAGGCGAGAATCTCACCATAGGTGAGGGGCGCGTCCTGCTCGAGCCGCGGACATTGGCCAAGCTGGTGGACGGGCTGGATGTCCAACCCGGTGATCTGGTTCTGGATCTGGCCTGCGGCTATGGGTATTCCGCCGCGGTCGTCGCACGGCTTGCCGAGGCCGTGGTCGCCATCGAGGACGATGAAACCATGGCGGCCGAAGCCGAGAAACGGCTTGCCGAGGCGGATGTCTTCAATGTCGCGACGCTTCACGGCAACCTGACCGAGGGGAACCCCAAGCAAGGTCCCTATGACGTCATCCTGATCGAAGGTGCGGTCGAGGAAGTGCCCTCGGCAATCCTGGATCAGTTGAAGGAGGGAGGGCGGATCGGCGCCCTCTTCATGGAAGGTTCGCTTGGCGTTGCCCGAATCGGATATCGCCTGAATGGTCGGGTAAACTGGCGCTATGCGTTCAACGCGCATGCGCCGGTGCTAAAGGCCTTCACGAAGGAACGGGGATTCAACCTGTGA
- a CDS encoding aspartate kinase — protein MPLLVMKFGGTSVADLERIRNAAQKVQREVERGFDIIVIVSAMSGRTNELVGWVEQTSPLFDAREYDAVVSSGENVTAGLMALTLQEMGVPARSWQGWQVPINTTDAHSAARFVEIPRDNIDRKFQEGFKVAVVAGFQGIGPDGRITTLGRGGSDTTAVAFAAAFGAERCDIYTDVDGIYTTDPRITSKARKLEKIAFEEMLELASLGAKVLQTRSVELAMRYKVRLRVLSSFEDTDENSGTLVCDEDEIMESKVVNGVAYSREEAKITLVTVEDRPGISAAIFAPLADAGVNVDMIVQNISEKDVGDRPGSVTDMTFSVPVNQVERAKRAMEEARASGHISYDELIVDTETAKVSVVGIGMRSHTGVAARMFKALADENINIKVIATSEIKISVLIDRKYMELAVQALHDAFGLEAA, from the coding sequence ATGCCGCTTCTGGTAATGAAATTCGGCGGTACTTCCGTGGCCGATCTGGAGCGCATCAGGAACGCCGCCCAGAAGGTGCAGCGCGAGGTGGAGCGCGGCTTTGATATCATCGTTATCGTCAGCGCCATGTCGGGCAGAACCAACGAACTGGTTGGCTGGGTCGAGCAGACCTCGCCCCTGTTCGATGCGCGCGAATATGACGCCGTGGTCAGCTCGGGCGAGAACGTGACTGCCGGACTGATGGCCTTGACCCTGCAGGAAATGGGCGTGCCCGCGCGTAGCTGGCAGGGTTGGCAAGTGCCGATCAACACCACCGACGCCCATTCGGCGGCGCGTTTCGTGGAAATCCCGCGCGATAATATCGACCGCAAGTTCCAGGAAGGCTTCAAGGTTGCCGTGGTGGCGGGCTTCCAGGGCATCGGCCCGGACGGGCGGATCACCACGCTTGGACGTGGCGGCTCGGACACCACCGCCGTTGCCTTCGCGGCCGCATTCGGGGCCGAGCGCTGCGATATCTACACCGATGTGGATGGTATCTATACCACCGATCCGCGCATCACCTCGAAAGCGCGCAAGCTGGAAAAGATCGCCTTCGAGGAAATGCTTGAACTGGCCAGCCTGGGGGCGAAAGTGCTGCAAACCCGCTCGGTCGAGCTGGCGATGCGCTACAAGGTCCGGCTGCGCGTGCTATCCTCTTTCGAGGATACCGATGAAAATTCAGGCACGCTGGTCTGCGATGAGGATGAAATCATGGAATCGAAAGTCGTAAACGGGGTCGCCTATTCGCGGGAAGAGGCCAAGATCACCCTCGTCACCGTCGAGGATCGGCCGGGAATTTCTGCGGCGATTTTCGCTCCGCTGGCCGATGCGGGCGTGAATGTCGACATGATCGTGCAGAACATATCCGAAAAGGATGTCGGCGATCGTCCGGGATCGGTCACCGACATGACCTTCTCGGTTCCGGTCAACCAGGTCGAACGTGCCAAACGCGCCATGGAGGAAGCCCGCGCATCGGGACATATCTCTTATGATGAGTTGATTGTGGACACCGAAACCGCCAAGGTCAGCGTCGTAGGCATCGGCATGCGCAGCCATACGGGCGTTGCAGCCCGCATGTTCAAGGCGCTGGCCGATGAAAATATCAATATCAAGGTCATCGCCACCAGCGAGATCAAGATTTCGGTGCTGATCGACCGCAAATATATGGAACTCGCGGTGCAGGCACTGCATGATGCCTTCGGGCTCGAGGCGGCCTGA
- a CDS encoding DUF1178 family protein yields MIRYALRCDKGHDFDGWFRSSEGFETMRDAGQVACAQCGSTSVEKALMAPSVPAEQKAPLDAPRNPSEAALEKLREHVEKNSDYVGLRFADEARAMHEGERPGRAIHGEAKPEDARKLIEDGVPVAPLPFIPRQKAN; encoded by the coding sequence ATGATCCGTTATGCGTTGCGCTGCGATAAAGGTCACGATTTCGATGGCTGGTTCCGCTCGTCCGAGGGTTTCGAGACAATGAGGGATGCCGGCCAGGTCGCTTGCGCGCAATGTGGATCGACCAGCGTGGAAAAGGCGTTGATGGCCCCCTCGGTGCCCGCGGAACAGAAGGCGCCGCTGGATGCACCGCGCAATCCATCAGAGGCCGCGCTGGAAAAGCTGCGCGAACATGTCGAGAAGAATTCCGATTACGTGGGCCTGCGCTTTGCCGACGAGGCACGGGCCATGCATGAGGGTGAGCGCCCGGGCCGCGCGATTCATGGCGAGGCGAAACCGGAGGATGCCCGAAAACTGATCGAAGATGGCGTGCCGGTCGCCCCGTTGCCGTTTATCCCGCGTCAGAAGGCTAATTGA
- a CDS encoding glucan biosynthesis protein, protein MVATKAQAQGTVEGPSPEPDVFGFEEVAALAADRATRIYKQPVAEQVGSFADLDYDQYRAIRFRPEMDPLNGRGGFGLDLLPPGAIFYEPVNISIVRNGVPQKLGFDPHMLEFDSSQFPDGADLETTGDMGWSGFRLRTMLNKPGVMDEFLVFQGATYFRAVARGTLYGLSGRGLAIKTGSPDGEEFPLFTDFWIHEPTDNSGTIRIHAMLDSKSVTGAYQFDVNPGAVTMMKTRVALFPRIDLRETGLAPLTSMFWFGPAGRRGVDDYRPAVHDSDGLQMHTGAGQALWRSLSSPSKLQIASFVDRNPRGFGLIQRKRDFEDYQDAEAMYHLRPSAWIEPEEAWGEGEIRLVEIPVENEFNDNVVSYWVPKEPMAKDKRHEFHYRLSFAALPPNDLPLAKIRQVRSGRSINSETMRSYIVDFDLSLFSEDMPESKVTTSAGEIIHAYLKPLPEQQVLRLAFEYEPGNADLADLQAVLTNKEGVALSETWMARWTA, encoded by the coding sequence ATGGTGGCCACCAAGGCGCAAGCTCAGGGTACGGTCGAAGGACCGTCTCCGGAGCCTGATGTTTTCGGGTTCGAAGAGGTCGCCGCGCTTGCGGCGGACCGCGCCACGCGTATCTATAAGCAACCGGTCGCGGAACAGGTCGGCAGCTTTGCCGATCTGGATTACGATCAATACCGGGCCATCCGATTCCGTCCCGAGATGGATCCGCTGAACGGGCGCGGAGGCTTTGGACTGGATCTTCTGCCACCGGGGGCGATCTTTTACGAGCCGGTGAATATCAGCATCGTTCGCAACGGGGTTCCACAAAAGCTGGGCTTCGATCCGCATATGCTGGAATTCGACTCTTCGCAGTTTCCCGATGGTGCCGACCTGGAAACCACGGGCGACATGGGATGGTCGGGGTTCCGCCTGCGTACGATGCTGAACAAGCCGGGCGTGATGGATGAATTCCTGGTCTTCCAGGGCGCCACATATTTCCGCGCCGTGGCGCGGGGCACGCTTTACGGGCTTTCGGGGCGCGGACTTGCCATCAAGACCGGCAGCCCCGATGGCGAGGAATTCCCGCTATTCACCGATTTCTGGATACATGAGCCGACCGATAACAGCGGCACGATCCGCATTCACGCGATGCTCGACAGCAAATCCGTGACCGGAGCCTATCAGTTCGATGTCAATCCCGGCGCGGTCACCATGATGAAAACCCGGGTCGCGTTGTTCCCTCGCATCGATCTGCGCGAAACCGGCCTTGCGCCCCTGACATCGATGTTCTGGTTCGGTCCGGCCGGTCGACGTGGAGTGGATGATTATCGTCCCGCCGTCCATGACAGCGACGGGCTACAAATGCATACCGGTGCTGGCCAGGCATTGTGGCGCAGCCTGTCATCGCCCTCAAAATTGCAGATCGCATCATTCGTGGATCGCAATCCCAGGGGATTCGGCCTGATACAACGCAAGCGTGATTTCGAGGATTATCAGGACGCGGAAGCCATGTATCACCTGCGCCCTTCGGCCTGGATCGAGCCAGAGGAAGCTTGGGGAGAGGGTGAAATCCGTCTGGTCGAAATTCCGGTCGAGAACGAATTCAACGACAATGTCGTCAGCTACTGGGTCCCGAAAGAACCCATGGCGAAAGACAAGCGACATGAATTTCACTATCGCCTCAGCTTTGCCGCGCTGCCTCCCAACGATCTGCCACTTGCGAAAATCCGGCAGGTGCGGTCGGGCCGTTCGATCAACTCCGAAACCATGCGCAGTTACATCGTGGATTTCGATCTGTCGCTATTTTCAGAAGACATGCCCGAATCCAAGGTGACAACCTCGGCTGGCGAAATCATCCACGCCTATCTGAAACCGTTGCCTGAGCAGCAGGTACTGCGACTGGCTTTCGAATACGAGCCGGGCAACGCGGATTTGGCCGACCTTCAGGCCGTACTGACCAACAAGGAAGGTGTCGCGTTAAGCGAGACCTGGATGGCACGTTGGACGGCATGA
- a CDS encoding 3-deoxy-D-manno-octulosonic acid transferase: MIYTATTRLAEAFLRLRANIGRSENLRNRLVLDQAPATADIWVHGASVGELTSGRPMIEALASEFSIQVTTNSVTGRDMVAGWGLPARLAPLDMPGSLNRFLDAAQPRLALTIEGEFWPLRSRVLAERGIAQAMIGARMSERSAAKWRRLRGVISPMLGRIAALSAQDAGSEARLRCLGLPDAAILPQLDLKLLSPAQVVPPADDSARGLVALAASTHEGEDAVILDSWLAARAVHPELRLILAPRHPQRSDDIAGLIAARGLDVRRRSEGAEDAPLLLADTLGEMPRWYAKAGICLVGGSLTDNGGHTPWEPAAYRCAILCGPHVSNHAESYAALASAGGAVAIDSETLPLELIRLTGDLAAARTMGHAARDVLNRRAGDPTALLARLRELAKSGL; this comes from the coding sequence ATGATCTACACCGCAACCACCCGATTGGCCGAAGCCTTTCTGCGATTACGCGCAAATATTGGCAGATCGGAGAACCTGCGGAACAGGCTCGTTCTGGACCAGGCGCCCGCCACCGCAGATATCTGGGTGCACGGCGCTTCCGTGGGCGAACTGACTTCAGGCCGCCCGATGATCGAGGCATTGGCCAGTGAATTCAGCATACAGGTCACGACGAACAGCGTGACCGGACGCGATATGGTCGCCGGGTGGGGTCTGCCCGCAAGATTGGCTCCGCTGGATATGCCGGGATCGCTGAACCGCTTTCTGGATGCCGCTCAACCGCGCCTTGCGCTGACTATCGAAGGCGAGTTCTGGCCGTTGCGTTCCCGCGTGCTCGCAGAACGAGGTATCGCGCAAGCGATGATCGGCGCGCGGATGTCCGAGCGTTCGGCGGCGAAATGGAGGCGGCTGCGCGGTGTGATCTCGCCGATGCTGGGGCGGATTGCCGCCCTATCGGCCCAGGATGCGGGAAGCGAGGCCCGTTTGCGCTGTCTTGGCCTGCCGGATGCAGCGATACTGCCGCAACTGGACCTGAAGCTGCTGTCACCAGCGCAGGTCGTCCCGCCCGCCGACGATTCGGCACGCGGCCTTGTCGCTCTGGCCGCCTCGACCCACGAGGGCGAGGATGCGGTGATTCTGGACAGCTGGCTGGCGGCACGCGCCGTCCACCCCGAGCTTCGGTTGATTCTCGCCCCACGCCATCCGCAGCGCAGCGATGACATTGCCGGGCTGATCGCTGCGCGTGGGCTGGATGTCCGGCGACGGTCCGAGGGTGCCGAGGATGCGCCGCTCTTGCTGGCAGACACATTGGGAGAGATGCCGCGCTGGTATGCAAAGGCTGGAATTTGCCTCGTCGGAGGATCGCTGACGGATAATGGCGGGCATACGCCTTGGGAACCTGCGGCATATCGCTGCGCGATCCTTTGCGGCCCGCATGTCAGCAATCATGCAGAAAGCTATGCCGCCCTTGCCTCGGCAGGCGGAGCCGTCGCGATAGACAGTGAAACCTTGCCCCTCGAGTTGATCCGGCTGACAGGCGATCTTGCCGCTGCTCGAACGATGGGCCATGCCGCACGCGATGTGCTGAACAGGCGCGCGGGTGATCCCACGGCATTGCTCGCCCGGCTGAGAGAGCTTGCCAAATCCGGATTGTGA
- the ptsP gene encoding phosphoenolpyruvate--protein phosphotransferase, with translation MPDRKDSDSRKLLRRLKEILAAPGGGQDRLDQITHHIADSMGTQVCSIYLFRDAETLELCATEGLRSEAVHQTRLRLGEGLVGRVARTGRYVNTADAPSAPGFRFMPETGEEVFPSFLGVPIQRVGERLGVLVVQSLDKRLFSDDEVYGLEVVAMVLAEMTELGAFQGSQSDSMPLAHRFPLMFRGGTGQEGAAEGHVWLHDPRVVIANPVGDDPEAELQRLHDGVNRLRETVNTMVAAADMGGGEHTAVLETYRMFAHSRSWLRRMEEDIKLGLSAEAAIEKEQSAARARLEMAADPYLRDRLHDLDDLSNRLLRILTGQGNDTGAEMPDDPILVARNIGPAELLEYGRKLKGVVLEEGSVGSHAAIVARALAIPLVIHTSRITAEALNGDPILVDGDQGIVHLRPEESVAAAFRDNLAMQAEAQDRYASLRNLPAIGTCGTSIQLYMNAGLMADLPSLEGSGAEGVGLFRTELQFLVRNHVPRRAELAKLYRHVIDSAKGKPVMFRTLDIGSDKVLPYMKPQDEPNPAMGWRAIRVGLDKRGVLRMQLQSLIRASGGCPLHVMFPFISDITEYEAAYRILMHELAREQRLGHDMPSDIRVGAMLETPSLAFAPKRFFEMCDFISIGGNDLKQFFFAADRENERVRRRYDTLSTSFLMLLQQIVARCEEARVPLSFCGEDAGRPIEALTFAALGIRRLSMRPASIGPVKHLIRRVSISELRKVIDDAQESGLTNLRRPITEWLARQ, from the coding sequence ATGCCGGACCGTAAAGATAGCGATTCACGCAAGCTGCTGAGGCGGCTCAAGGAAATTCTTGCCGCCCCCGGAGGCGGGCAGGATCGGCTGGACCAGATCACACATCACATCGCCGATTCGATGGGCACGCAGGTTTGTTCGATCTACCTGTTCCGCGATGCCGAGACGCTGGAGCTGTGCGCCACCGAAGGGTTGCGCAGCGAGGCGGTGCACCAGACGAGGCTGCGCTTGGGTGAAGGTCTGGTCGGACGCGTCGCCCGCACCGGACGTTACGTGAACACCGCCGATGCTCCCTCGGCTCCCGGTTTCCGCTTCATGCCCGAAACCGGTGAGGAAGTGTTCCCGAGCTTTCTCGGCGTCCCGATCCAGCGCGTTGGCGAACGGCTCGGAGTGCTGGTCGTCCAGTCGCTGGACAAGCGATTGTTCAGTGACGACGAGGTTTACGGGCTCGAAGTTGTCGCCATGGTGCTGGCCGAGATGACCGAGCTCGGCGCCTTTCAGGGAAGTCAGTCCGACAGCATGCCTCTGGCGCATCGCTTCCCGCTGATGTTTCGCGGCGGCACCGGCCAGGAAGGCGCCGCAGAGGGTCATGTCTGGCTGCACGATCCCCGGGTGGTGATCGCCAATCCAGTGGGCGATGACCCCGAGGCAGAGCTCCAGCGCCTGCATGACGGCGTGAATCGTTTGCGCGAGACAGTCAACACGATGGTTGCCGCGGCCGATATGGGCGGTGGCGAGCATACCGCCGTTCTGGAAACCTATCGCATGTTCGCCCATTCACGCAGCTGGCTGCGCCGGATGGAAGAGGACATCAAGCTGGGTCTCTCGGCAGAGGCCGCGATCGAGAAAGAGCAATCCGCCGCGCGCGCCCGGCTGGAGATGGCAGCCGATCCCTATCTGCGCGACCGGCTGCACGATCTGGACGACCTGTCGAATCGACTGCTACGCATCCTGACCGGTCAGGGCAACGATACCGGAGCCGAAATGCCGGACGATCCGATCTTGGTCGCCCGCAATATCGGCCCGGCGGAACTGCTGGAATATGGCCGCAAACTGAAGGGCGTGGTGCTGGAAGAGGGCTCGGTCGGCAGCCATGCCGCCATCGTCGCGCGCGCGCTCGCCATTCCCCTGGTCATCCATACCAGCCGCATCACCGCCGAGGCGCTGAATGGCGATCCGATCCTAGTCGATGGGGATCAGGGCATCGTGCATCTGCGCCCCGAGGAAAGTGTCGCCGCCGCCTTCCGCGACAATCTTGCCATGCAGGCCGAAGCGCAAGACCGGTATGCCAGCCTGCGCAATTTGCCCGCGATCGGCACCTGCGGCACGTCGATTCAGCTTTACATGAATGCCGGTCTTATGGCCGATCTGCCTTCGCTGGAAGGATCGGGTGCCGAGGGCGTAGGGCTGTTTCGGACCGAATTGCAGTTCCTGGTCCGAAACCATGTCCCCCGCCGGGCGGAGTTGGCAAAGCTTTATCGCCATGTCATCGACAGTGCCAAGGGCAAGCCGGTGATGTTCCGCACGCTGGATATCGGCTCGGACAAGGTGCTACCCTACATGAAACCGCAGGACGAACCGAATCCGGCAATGGGCTGGCGTGCCATCCGCGTGGGCCTGGACAAGCGCGGTGTCTTGCGTATGCAATTGCAATCACTCATCCGCGCATCGGGCGGGTGCCCTCTGCATGTGATGTTCCCTTTCATTTCGGATATCACAGAATACGAGGCCGCCTATCGCATCCTGATGCATGAGCTGGCCCGCGAGCAACGGTTGGGGCACGACATGCCTAGCGATATCCGGGTTGGGGCCATGCTGGAAACCCCTTCGCTGGCCTTCGCGCCCAAGCGATTTTTCGAGATGTGCGACTTCATCTCGATCGGCGGCAACGATCTGAAACAGTTCTTCTTCGCCGCCGACCGAGAGAATGAGCGCGTGCGCCGTCGTTACGATACGCTCAGCACCTCGTTCCTGATGCTGCTTCAGCAGATCGTCGCGCGCTGCGAAGAGGCGCGCGTGCCGCTTTCGTTCTGCGGCGAGGACGCGGGCCGTCCGATCGAGGCGCTGACATTCGCCGCCTTGGGCATAAGACGGCTTTCCATGCGGCCGGCCTCGATCGGGCCGGTCAAGCATCTGATCCGTCGCGTTTCGATCAGTGAACTGCGCAAAGTCATCGACGATGCACAGGAATCGGGGCTGACGAATCTGCGTCGTCCGATCACCGAATGGCTTGCACGCCAATAA
- a CDS encoding protein-L-isoaspartate(D-aspartate) O-methyltransferase: protein MSDEDHQDSPAERKMRFLFQLRSRGVTDPRVLAAMERIDRGIFVRGQFADRAYDDTPLPIPCGQTISQPSVVGLMTQALNPGPRDTVLEVGTGSGYQAAVLAGLCRRVYTVDRHRRLVQEAEAIFHDLGLPNITAQVADGSRGLPDQAPFDRILVTAAAEDPPGPLLAQLKIGGIMVVPVGQSDAVQTLIRVTRSETGFDYDELRQVRFVPLVEGLGQS from the coding sequence ATGAGCGACGAGGATCATCAGGACAGCCCGGCGGAACGCAAGATGCGCTTTCTTTTCCAGCTGCGCTCGCGCGGGGTGACCGATCCGCGCGTTCTGGCGGCGATGGAACGGATCGACCGCGGCATCTTCGTTCGCGGGCAGTTCGCGGATCGCGCATATGACGACACGCCCCTGCCCATTCCCTGCGGCCAGACGATCAGTCAGCCCTCGGTGGTGGGCCTGATGACGCAGGCGCTGAATCCGGGGCCGCGCGACACGGTTCTGGAGGTGGGCACCGGCTCGGGATACCAGGCGGCGGTGCTGGCCGGGCTGTGCCGCCGGGTCTATACCGTCGACCGCCACCGCCGGCTGGTGCAGGAGGCCGAGGCGATCTTCCACGATCTCGGGTTGCCGAATATCACCGCGCAGGTGGCCGATGGCTCTCGTGGACTGCCCGATCAGGCACCCTTCGATCGCATTCTGGTGACGGCCGCGGCCGAGGACCCCCCAGGTCCGTTATTGGCACAGCTCAAGATCGGCGGTATCATGGTGGTGCCTGTCGGGCAGTCAGACGCGGTGCAGACATTGATCCGCGTGACCCGGTCCGAGACCGGGTTCGATTACGACGAGCTGCGGCAGGTGCGGTTCGTGCCGCTGGTCGAGGGGTTGGGCCAGTCATGA
- a CDS encoding TolC family outer membrane protein — MATAAALSVAAALPAGAESLADAMVSAYRHSSLMEQNRAVLRAADEDVAGAVAELRPILQWVASHQVQRTEGASTARSSSLAVRAEIPLYDWGRSQLAIDSAKEQVLATRQALVGVEQDVLLGATQAFFDVRRSTEQVSLQENSVRVIGQERQAAQDRFDVGEITVTDVALAEARLAATRASLAAAEGDLEVAQEQYLAATGNRPGQLSAPPPLPKLPANLEAARSIAQKNHPAIKQAQRSAAAAELGVAARAADRNPTLSGTAQVGVGRDVANQVTGDYDTRLNGSVGLELSQTIYSGGRLPAEHRKAMASRDEARAALLGVARDVNQQVGTAWANIDVARAQIGAIDEQISAAQQAYDGVREEAQLGARTTLDVLDAEQSLLQARADKITAEANLQLAHYQLLAAMGLLTVENLKLGVPTYDPSQYYNAVRDAPFTSKQGESLDRVLRAIGRDN, encoded by the coding sequence ATGGCAACCGCTGCGGCGTTGTCTGTTGCCGCCGCATTGCCTGCGGGCGCGGAATCGCTGGCGGATGCCATGGTCTCCGCCTATCGACATTCGTCGCTGATGGAACAGAACCGCGCCGTTCTGCGGGCCGCCGACGAGGATGTCGCTGGTGCCGTGGCCGAACTTCGCCCGATCCTGCAATGGGTCGCCAGTCACCAGGTTCAACGGACAGAAGGGGCGTCCACTGCACGTTCCAGTTCGTTGGCCGTGCGTGCCGAAATTCCGCTCTATGATTGGGGGCGTTCGCAATTGGCGATCGATTCGGCCAAGGAGCAGGTGCTGGCAACCCGGCAGGCGCTGGTCGGAGTCGAACAGGACGTTCTTCTTGGGGCGACCCAGGCTTTCTTCGATGTCCGCCGGTCGACCGAACAGGTTTCCCTGCAAGAGAATTCGGTTCGGGTAATCGGGCAGGAACGCCAGGCCGCGCAGGATCGCTTCGATGTGGGCGAGATCACGGTGACGGACGTCGCGTTGGCAGAAGCGCGGCTTGCAGCGACGCGGGCGTCCCTGGCTGCTGCCGAGGGCGATCTTGAAGTGGCGCAGGAACAATATCTGGCCGCGACCGGCAATAGGCCCGGCCAATTATCCGCTCCTCCACCTTTGCCCAAACTTCCCGCCAATCTGGAAGCGGCCCGGTCCATTGCGCAAAAGAATCACCCGGCGATCAAGCAGGCACAGCGTTCCGCCGCGGCTGCCGAGTTGGGCGTGGCCGCGCGAGCGGCGGACCGCAACCCGACCCTGTCCGGTACGGCTCAGGTCGGAGTGGGGCGCGATGTGGCCAATCAGGTGACCGGCGATTACGACACCCGCCTGAACGGATCGGTCGGGCTGGAGCTGAGCCAGACCATTTATTCCGGCGGACGCCTGCCAGCCGAACATCGCAAGGCGATGGCCTCGCGCGACGAGGCGCGGGCCGCGCTTTTGGGTGTCGCACGGGATGTCAATCAGCAGGTCGGGACAGCCTGGGCGAATATCGACGTGGCGCGTGCGCAGATCGGGGCGATCGACGAACAGATTTCAGCTGCGCAGCAAGCTTATGACGGAGTGCGCGAAGAGGCTCAGCTTGGCGCGCGCACGACGCTGGATGTGCTGGACGCGGAACAGTCCCTGCTCCAGGCGCGTGCTGACAAGATTACGGCGGAAGCCAATCTGCAATTAGCACATTATCAACTTTTGGCCGCTATGGGTCTGCTTACGGTAGAAAACCTTAAGCTTGGGGTTCCAACATATGACCCGTCCCAATATTACAACGCGGTGCGCGATGCGCCGTTTACCAGCAAACAGGGCGAAAGCCTGGACCGCGTTCTGCGCGCCATCGGTCGCGACAACTGA
- a CDS encoding LysM peptidoglycan-binding domain-containing protein codes for MSGNFRLLASAAGTIALLASCGPNGFDPDLRGWVPGALNTADAAAKAVPRPNPDSRGLISFRDYQVAIAKSGDTPASIASRIGLGADELARHNALPADATLQRGAVLVLPRRVEGGTQVQGGIVSNTGQVTDPFAGQDKDSAQGQTTAPKGQQPKQHQVTAGETAWSIARKYGVNVQDLASWNGLPSDMGLRVGQRLMIPVAGQAAPNTAAATTAPGSGTPTPRPPSAAEPLPDEDTSPASEPGPEADAPDLGATRTAASGSGRFNMPVSGSIVRVYEKGKNDGIDISAPSGTQVKAAGSGSVAAITRDTKGVPIVVVRHDDGLMTVYTGLDGLNVSKGDSVSSGQAMGTAGDSGVVHFEVRRGFDSVDPEDYLR; via the coding sequence ATGAGCGGAAATTTCAGGCTTCTCGCCAGTGCGGCAGGGACAATCGCGCTGCTTGCATCCTGCGGCCCCAATGGCTTTGACCCGGACCTGCGTGGATGGGTTCCCGGCGCGCTCAACACCGCCGATGCGGCGGCCAAGGCCGTGCCACGCCCGAATCCCGACAGTCGCGGATTGATTTCTTTCCGCGATTACCAGGTCGCGATAGCCAAGTCGGGCGACACCCCGGCCAGCATTGCATCACGGATTGGATTGGGGGCCGATGAGCTGGCGCGGCACAACGCATTGCCCGCCGACGCGACCCTGCAGAGAGGTGCGGTCCTCGTACTACCCCGCCGCGTCGAGGGTGGAACGCAGGTCCAGGGCGGCATCGTCAGCAACACCGGACAGGTCACCGATCCTTTCGCCGGTCAGGACAAGGACAGCGCCCAAGGCCAGACCACCGCGCCCAAAGGGCAGCAACCCAAGCAGCATCAGGTTACCGCGGGTGAGACAGCGTGGTCAATTGCGCGGAAATACGGCGTCAACGTTCAAGACCTGGCATCGTGGAACGGGCTGCCATCCGATATGGGGCTTCGGGTCGGTCAGAGGCTGATGATCCCGGTCGCGGGCCAGGCCGCGCCCAACACCGCGGCAGCCACGACAGCGCCAGGTTCCGGCACCCCGACTCCGCGTCCGCCATCCGCCGCCGAGCCCCTTCCGGACGAGGATACCTCTCCTGCCTCGGAGCCCGGGCCCGAAGCCGATGCCCCGGATCTTGGTGCGACGCGGACGGCGGCCTCGGGCAGCGGGCGCTTCAACATGCCTGTCTCAGGTTCGATTGTTCGCGTCTATGAGAAGGGCAAGAATGACGGCATCGACATTTCCGCGCCGAGCGGAACACAGGTCAAGGCGGCAGGATCCGGCTCGGTTGCCGCGATTACCCGCGATACGAAAGGCGTGCCGATTGTCGTCGTCCGTCACGATGACGGGTTGATGACTGTCTATACAGGACTGGACGGGCTGAACGTTTCCAAGGGAGACAGCGTCAGCAGCGGGCAAGCGATGGGAACTGCCGGAGATTCCGGCGTCGTCCATTTCGAGGTCCGCCGCGGCTTTGACAGTGTCGATCCCGAGGATTACCTGCGCTGA